AAAGTCCCCGCGTTCGGCACCGCGCTTTTCTCCTGCCAACTCTAACACACCTGTTTCCCACCGAAATACGGCATTGGCTGGCTCTGCTCTGCtgctccctcccttccttgtGGATAAAGTATTTCTTCCGACCAAGTCTATGGGCCCCGCCCGTTCCGAAGCCCCAGGAAAATGGAGTTCTCCGTCGAGGAACGCGCTCCCCtagccaccaacaccaaccccgtctCCGGTGGTGCTACCGCTTCCggccctccgcctcccccagccAGTGACACCGGCGCCGATGCCGGGAGTGAGGCTCCGGCCAATCCCcgcaagaggaagaaggcctcCCGTGCGTAAGTGTCTCACTCTCTCTACACCACTGGCGTGTCTCATACCCATCTCATAGTTGTGACTTCTGCCATGTCAACCATCAGCCATGTGACAATGGCAAGCCAAAATGCAGTGTCTGTACCAAACATAACAAGCCATGTTTATATCTCCGTCCAACCAAGAGACGTGGTCCCCAAAAAGGCTACCGCACTGCTCTCAACACCTACAAGGAGAGTGCCGCCGCATGGGGAGCTGTACTGGACGCCATCCCTGGACTTGACGCCCTGATAGAAGGCCATCTACGAGGAGCCGCCGGGAAGAGCATGATAACCGCTATCAAAGATTCCAATCAGCAGGAAGCCTTGATCAGCAAGTGGCAGCAGAGCTCAGTCTTCAAAGCCTTCTTTGGTCACAACGGCCCAGCACCCACTCCACCCAcagagaacaacaacaacaacaacaacaacaacagtaaCAATAACCAGACCACATTAGATTCCAAAAACAACATTCTACCATCACAAGAAgtcgacgaagaagacgcaCCAGAAGAACCACCCGCccggccaccaccagcaaagaGAGCCACACTCCAACCACCCGCCCCAAGAAGCCAATCAGCATCAAGCTACGTGGTACCAGAACAACCAAGAACTCCAATACAATTCCCCCAACTGGGCTCTCCTTTCCAACCAAAAGATTCCGCCAGCTTATCAGACATTGTAGCAAAAGATGCTGCCCAGGCGTATGTCATtgtttcttcctttttttcaATTCGCAACTTCTAACAGTCTAAACACAGAGCCATGAGGACCTCACAAACCCTAGCCTCTCTAGGCTTCGCCCCAGACGAAACAATAGCAGATTTCTACAGCATGGGCTCCAACCCAGAACCAATAGCCGACTCCAACGACCCAGACTTTGACCCGTCGCTCGGCAGCGAGTCGGAGCAGAGGGCTTATTACGAgttgctgatggggaggatgtttcCTGGGTGATGTCTGCTTTTTCTCGAAAGGCTATGAAGTCAATTGTATTATATTTATCATATTATCAAGCATTATATGTTGTCATATATGAAGGATGAGGTGAGTCAACCGTCTCAGATCAAACAGTGCCAACTGGAAACTAACCTCAGCCCAAGAAAGTGGATGACGATCTCAACTGGGTGAAATTTGGAGGGTTGTGGGAGATGTAGAGTTTTGTACAAGATGAGAAATTTGATACCCGCCTTTTTGTGCAACCGAATCTGCATATCAAGTTTGACGGTGTACCTATTCGAGCAATGACCCAGGACCGAGATATTCTTGCAAGCCCATCTCACTAAAATCCCAGGAAATATGATGATGCTTTCTTTATCCGCAATCTGATGGAAACTCGATGCACCCAACATTAAAATGATCAAGTCTCATCACATTAGGTTCTGGATATACCTGTAGTTTGcatgctctctctctctctctctctctctctctctctctctctctctctctctctctctctctctctctctctctctctctctctctctctctctctctctctctctctctctctctctctctctctctctctctctctctctctcacacacacacacacacacaaatgTCTCTCATACTATATTCCTAATATACTTTCTCAGCCAAGTTATATCCCATATATTCTTACTCTTTCTAATTTTCATTCttcctttatttttttttctttctttccgcTCTTGCGTACCTATTCtcacacccctccatccctctCGTTCACACACTCACAACCATTGCAACACA
This window of the Podospora pseudoanserina strain CBS 124.78 chromosome 3, whole genome shotgun sequence genome carries:
- a CDS encoding hypothetical protein (EggNog:ENOG503PHKN; COG:K) produces the protein MEFSVEERAPLATNTNPVSGGATASGPPPPPASDTGADAGSEAPANPRKRKKASRACDFCHVNHQPCDNGKPKCSVCTKHNKPCLYLRPTKRRGPQKGYRTALNTYKESAAAWGAVLDAIPGLDALIEGHLRGAAGKSMITAIKDSNQQEALISKWQQSSVFKAFFGHNGPAPTPPTENNNNNNNNNSNNNQTTLDSKNNILPSQEVDEEDAPEEPPARPPPAKRATLQPPAPRSQSASSYVVPEQPRTPIQFPQLGSPFQPKDSASLSDIVAKDAAQAAMRTSQTLASLGFAPDETIADFYSMGSNPEPIADSNDPDFDPSLGSESEQRAYYELLMGRMFPG